The DNA region CCATAAGGTATGGTTGAGCAAGGCACAGTAGTTTAGTTACTCCAGTTTCTATCCACAAGCTACATTAAACGCAACATACGGATTTTTCCAGTATTACGCTTTCCTGATAACTTCATATCATTGTTTATAGCCCATCCTAAGTTATTGCTTTCAAAGATCTATAATATCGAATTTGGCAATCATTATATAGCCAAACTACTATAAAACAGTTATAATAGTTTAGCTATCACTATAGCCTAGATAAGTTTTTCAAAAAGTATATAATATAATTGTTTTATAGTAGCTTAGCTATATAACTTTCTTCTACCTCAGGTCTTGTAATTCTATAGACGTTTTTATCATTCATCATTATCCATTGTTGTTGAAATAATGTTATTAGTATGGTGCCTTTTACTCCACAGGCATTACTCTGCTTCATTGTGGATGACTATATAATAATAAAAATAAAAATGATAGATCTAGATCTACTGAAGTTAATTTAATAGAAGATGATCAAAATAAAATGAAGCTTAACAGCAAAATTTGAAGGTAAATATACTTAATCTGATGAAAAACTAAGCAGTATAAAAATCGAAAGATTAAAACTTATTGTTTTGATTGTATCGAGCAGATACTACATTATTTAATATAGGATTAATTCCGTATAAAACAGGAAAACATCTTCCTGCAATATTATAGTAACGTTTATTAGTATCAACAACACCGTAAAGAGTAAAACTTAATGAGCTACCTGTAGCTTTTCCATCCTGGATTTTGATTATTCCATTATCGTAATTAAATTTAGCATACACATTAGAGAAATATACGGTATCTTGTAATGTTACCAAATTAATTAACCCATGAAAAGAAAAAAGAGAAACTAGTTTAGTTAAAAATGATGTTCGTTTAGTAGTAACATTCTTCATTATTAAATTGCCAATAATTTTCTCATGTTTGTCATAAGGAATATCAATTTTTAATATTAATTCACCTTTAATAAGATCTTTGCTAATATTTAATTCTTGAATTAAACTACTAGCGTTTGGTGTTCTAACTTCTAGTTTAGTACTGGTGTCTGTAGTTGTTAACTCAGCAGTTAAATGTTGTTCACCTATCTTAGCTAACAATTGACCAGTCAATACACTATTTATTTTTTGATTTAGTGCTAAATAAAGGTCTGTTAGTATTATATTATCTTTAAGCATTACTTTACTTACATCAAGTATAATGCTACCACTGCTGAATAACTTTAATGCGCTATCTTGATTAATTAAATCCTGTAAGCTAATATTAGACAAATCTAAAATATTTCCCTTAATGTTTGCTATAATCTGATCATCTGTTAAATTAATTTTAACTATAAAATCATTATTTGCATATTTAAAAACTGGGAAATTGAATTTTGCATTTTTCTGATCATAGTTTACAGTACCTTGAATATTTAAATTATTACTGCCACTTAACTGACCAGATAATTGGTATAGGTTCGAATTGATAAATTTAGTTAACATGCGTAATTTAGCCTTTTCACCTGCATTTTTAGTAACTAAGCTATGACAGACGTTAAATCCCAGATTAGTTAAATCATTGTCAATTGAAATTGCAGAATAGTTTAACTTTGATTCAAGCTTAAGGTTGATAATTGCATTTCCATCTATAATTTCCAAAAAATCAGAGTTTAAATCGCTTTGGTTATTTACCAATATAGCAAGATTTAAAGTATCGCAAAAATCACGTTCTGTATCTACTAATGCTTTATAATTTAAATTGCTATTCATATTATTAATTTTACCACTAGCAGTTATCATTACTGTATGACCATCATACCCAACTTCCATTAATTCATAGAATAGCTTAAACTTTTTCTTCAACGTAAGATCGAAGTTATTGATCTGAGTTTTAACGCTATATTTATTTTTGGTATCTGTTGCTATAGGTATTACAATATTAAATTTTGTATCTGCTGTCCCATAAGCTTCGGCTAAATTTATCTCTGTAGATCTTAGTTTATCAAGAAATTTTATAGGAATAAAGCCAATAATTAAATCTTGAACAGGGCCGTTTGCTTTTCCAGTAATGCCTATTTCTGTATTTAAAAATGTACTACAATCTACTTCAATCTGAGCTTCAGTAATATCAGTTGATAATAGTTTTGCTGTTAAGTCTGTAAAATATAACTTATTACCTAAAATTTGAACATTTGATTTAATATTTGTAATTCTAGGAATAGCATCATATTTAATTGAAGCATTACTTATAGTCATTTGACCATACAAACTATGGTCTTGAATTGTCCCATTATTAAAAAATTCCTCTTCTAAGTCAAAATTTACATTAGCATTGGTAATTTCTCCCTGCTCAATTATACTAGTTATGTTTGCCCATATATAGTTATTAGGTAATAAAAAGTTAAACTTTTTACTTATCAGTAATGGTAATGATTTGCTATCTATAGTTCCTTTACATTGAGTAAGAACCCCATCTAAAAATTTAGCTGCAACATTAATATCTAAAATTAATGACTTGCTTCTTCCGTATAATTTACAAGAACTTGTGACTAATGAATTATGTGAATCTACTTCAAAGTTACAGATATTGTTTTTTACCAAATTAGTAAATCTAGAGTCAGTAAGATTTAATATGTTACTTTCTATATTATTAATTTTTATAGTGCCTATATATTTTTTATCGTTGGTCTGTATAGGGTGAATATAGTTAGCATCAAATGAAGCATTGATTAATGGAGTAGGGCTAAGAGTATAATATAACTTAGCATTAT from Orientia tsutsugamushi str. Boryong includes:
- a CDS encoding DUF3971 domain-containing protein, with the translated sequence MKKLFKALWIFGIIIVLSVLAIKTTIFDYGLKCIIVYAARLSGYKVSINSLSKDIGIKNSAIELHNINYDIYKDYNINIDSVKIYFNFIDLFVPNRLKKFQAVLYNAKLYYTLSPTPLINASFDANYIHPIQTNDKKYIGTIKINNIESNILNLTDSRFTNLVKNNICNFEVDSHNSLVTSSCKLYGRSKSLILDINVAAKFLDGVLTQCKGTIDSKSLPLLISKKFNFLLPNNYIWANITSIIEQGEITNANVNFDLEEEFFNNGTIQDHSLYGQMTISNASIKYDAIPRITNIKSNVQILGNKLYFTDLTAKLLSTDITEAQIEVDCSTFLNTEIGITGKANGPVQDLIIGFIPIKFLDKLRSTEINLAEAYGTADTKFNIVIPIATDTKNKYSVKTQINNFDLTLKKKFKLFYELMEVGYDGHTVMITASGKINNMNSNLNYKALVDTERDFCDTLNLAILVNNQSDLNSDFLEIIDGNAIINLKLESKLNYSAISIDNDLTNLGFNVCHSLVTKNAGEKAKLRMLTKFINSNLYQLSGQLSGSNNLNIQGTVNYDQKNAKFNFPVFKYANNDFIVKINLTDDQIIANIKGNILDLSNISLQDLINQDSALKLFSSGSIILDVSKVMLKDNIILTDLYLALNQKINSVLTGQLLAKIGEQHLTAELTTTDTSTKLEVRTPNASSLIQELNISKDLIKGELILKIDIPYDKHEKIIGNLIMKNVTTKRTSFLTKLVSLFSFHGLINLVTLQDTVYFSNVYAKFNYDNGIIKIQDGKATGSSLSFTLYGVVDTNKRYYNIAGRCFPVLYGINPILNNVVSARYNQNNKF